The Pseudomonas berkeleyensis genome includes a region encoding these proteins:
- the dsbC gene encoding bifunctional protein-disulfide isomerase/oxidoreductase DsbC, translating into MSLSRISLALALVLGSSVTLADDPDQAIRQSLKSLDASLPIEAIAESPMTGIYQVQLQGGRQLYTSADGQFLIQGYLFQVKDGKAVNLTEIEESRAVAQQINAIPAKEMVVFAPKAPKTHITVFTDTDCGYCQKLHSEVPELNRLGVEVRYVAFPRQGMNSPAAKELVSVWCAKDQQEAMNRAKTRQSVADATCDNPVAKQYQLGQMIGVNGTPAIVLANGKMIPGYQPAPQLAKIALESN; encoded by the coding sequence ATGTCCCTGAGCCGTATTTCCCTTGCGCTGGCACTCGTGCTGGGCAGTAGCGTAACCCTGGCCGACGATCCCGATCAGGCGATTCGGCAGAGCCTGAAATCGCTGGATGCCAGCCTGCCGATCGAGGCTATCGCCGAGAGCCCGATGACGGGTATCTATCAGGTTCAGCTGCAGGGCGGTCGTCAGCTCTATACCAGTGCCGATGGTCAGTTCCTGATTCAGGGCTACCTGTTCCAGGTCAAGGATGGCAAGGCCGTCAACCTTACCGAGATCGAAGAAAGCCGCGCGGTGGCCCAGCAGATCAATGCCATTCCGGCCAAGGAAATGGTGGTCTTCGCGCCCAAGGCACCGAAGACCCATATCACCGTCTTTACCGACACCGACTGTGGCTATTGCCAGAAGCTGCACAGCGAAGTGCCGGAGCTCAATCGTCTGGGCGTCGAAGTGCGCTATGTGGCCTTTCCGCGTCAGGGTATGAACAGCCCGGCGGCCAAGGAGCTGGTCAGCGTCTGGTGTGCCAAGGATCAGCAGGAAGCGATGAATCGCGCCAAGACCCGCCAGAGCGTAGCCGACGCTACCTGTGACAACCCAGTGGCCAAGCAGTACCAGCTCGGTCAGATGATTGGGGTCAACGGCACGCCGGCCATCGTCTTGGCCAACGGCAAGATGATTCCGGGCTACCAGCCGGCGCCGCAGTTGGCCAAGATTGCCCTGGAGTCGAACTAA
- a CDS encoding homoserine dehydrogenase, with the protein MKPVKVGICGLGTVGGGTLNVLKRNAEEITRRAGRGIEIAQIAIRSPKPQYDTTGIAMTSDVFELVNNPEIDIVIELIGGYTLAKELVLKAIENGKHVVTANKALIAVHGNEIFAKAREKGVIVAFEAAVAGGIPVIKAIREGLAANRINWLAGIINGTGNFILTEMREKGRAFEDVLKEAQALGYAEADPTFDVEGIDAAHKLTILASIAFGIPLQFDKAYTEGITKLTTADVNYAEALGYRIKHLGVARRTEVGIELRVHPTLIPADRLIANVNGVMNAVMVNGDAVGSTLYYGAGAGMEPTASAVVADLVDVVRALTTDPTNRVPHLAFQPDSLSDHPILPIAECESAYYLRIQAKDHPGVLAQVASILSERGINIESIMQKEAEEQDGLVPMILVTHRVVEARIIEAIAAMEALDGVTSPVMRLRVEQLN; encoded by the coding sequence GTGAAGCCGGTCAAAGTGGGCATCTGTGGGTTGGGCACCGTCGGTGGCGGTACTTTGAATGTACTCAAGCGCAATGCCGAGGAGATTACTCGGCGCGCCGGTCGCGGCATTGAGATTGCCCAGATCGCCATTCGTTCGCCCAAGCCGCAGTACGACACCACCGGCATTGCCATGACCAGCGATGTCTTCGAACTGGTCAACAATCCTGAGATCGACATCGTCATCGAGCTGATCGGCGGCTATACCCTGGCCAAGGAGTTGGTGCTCAAGGCTATCGAGAATGGCAAGCACGTGGTCACCGCCAACAAGGCGCTGATCGCGGTGCACGGTAACGAGATCTTCGCCAAGGCGCGTGAGAAGGGCGTTATCGTCGCCTTCGAAGCTGCCGTGGCTGGCGGTATTCCGGTGATCAAGGCGATCCGCGAAGGTCTGGCTGCCAACCGCATCAACTGGCTGGCCGGCATCATCAACGGCACCGGTAACTTCATTCTCACCGAAATGCGCGAGAAGGGCCGTGCCTTCGAGGACGTGCTCAAGGAAGCGCAGGCGCTGGGTTATGCCGAAGCCGATCCGACCTTCGATGTCGAGGGTATCGATGCCGCGCACAAGCTGACCATCCTGGCCTCCATCGCCTTCGGTATTCCGCTGCAATTCGACAAGGCTTACACCGAAGGCATCACCAAGCTGACCACCGCCGACGTGAACTATGCCGAGGCGCTGGGTTATCGCATCAAGCACCTGGGCGTCGCTCGTCGTACCGAGGTCGGTATCGAGCTGCGCGTGCACCCGACGCTGATCCCGGCCGACCGCCTGATCGCCAACGTCAATGGCGTGATGAATGCGGTGATGGTCAATGGCGATGCGGTTGGCAGCACGCTGTATTACGGCGCTGGTGCCGGCATGGAGCCGACTGCCTCGGCAGTGGTGGCTGACTTGGTGGATGTGGTGCGTGCGCTGACTACTGATCCGACCAATCGCGTGCCGCACCTGGCTTTCCAGCCGGACTCGCTGTCCGATCACCCGATTCTGCCGATCGCCGAGTGCGAGAGCGCCTATTACCTGCGTATCCAGGCCAAGGATCACCCGGGTGTGCTGGCCCAGGTGGCGAGCATCCTCTCCGAGCGTGGCATCAACATCGAGTCGATCATGCAGAAGGAGGCCGAGGAGCAGGATGGCCTGGTGCCGATGATCCTCGTGACCCATCGTGTGGTCGAGGCGCGTATCATCGAAGCCATTGCCGCCATGGAAGCGCTGGATGGCGTGACCTCGCCGGTCATGCGTCTGCGCGTCGAACAGCTCAACTAA
- the xerD gene encoding site-specific tyrosine recombinase XerD yields MSTLSHPLIEQFLESLWLEKGLSDHTRAAYRSDLEHFNAWLDECGLELRSIGRDGILDHLAWRLEQRYQARSTARFLSGLRGFYRFLLREALISEDPTLQIELPQIGRPLPKSLSEADVEALLQAPDLDDPIGLRDRAMLEVLYACGLRVSELVGLTLEQVNLRQGVLRVFGKGSKERLVPLGEEAIAWIERYSREARPLLLGGRPSDVLFPSLRGGQMTRQTFWHRIKHQARVAGIAKSLSPHTLRHAFATHLLNHGADLRVVQMLLGHSDLSTTQIYTHIARARLQELHAKHHPRG; encoded by the coding sequence ATGTCCACTCTGTCGCATCCGTTGATCGAGCAGTTTCTTGAGTCCCTCTGGCTGGAGAAGGGGCTGTCCGACCATACCCGTGCTGCTTATCGCAGCGATCTGGAGCACTTCAACGCCTGGCTCGATGAGTGCGGTCTGGAGCTGCGGTCAATTGGTCGCGATGGGATTCTCGATCACCTGGCCTGGCGTCTGGAGCAGCGCTATCAGGCGCGCTCCACGGCGCGTTTTCTCTCGGGGCTGCGCGGTTTCTACCGCTTTCTGCTGCGTGAGGCGTTGATCAGCGAAGACCCGACCTTGCAGATCGAGTTGCCGCAGATCGGCAGGCCGCTGCCCAAGTCGCTGTCCGAGGCGGATGTCGAAGCCCTGCTGCAGGCGCCCGATCTGGATGACCCGATTGGTTTGCGTGATCGCGCCATGCTCGAGGTGCTGTATGCCTGTGGCCTGCGGGTCAGCGAGCTGGTGGGCCTCACGCTGGAACAGGTGAACCTGCGCCAGGGTGTGCTGCGGGTGTTCGGCAAGGGCAGCAAGGAGCGCCTGGTGCCGTTGGGCGAGGAGGCTATCGCCTGGATCGAGCGCTACAGCCGCGAAGCGCGGCCGCTATTACTTGGTGGCAGGCCCAGTGATGTGCTGTTCCCTAGTCTGCGTGGTGGGCAGATGACTCGGCAGACCTTCTGGCATCGTATCAAGCACCAGGCGCGTGTCGCCGGGATCGCCAAGTCGCTGTCGCCGCACACGCTGCGCCATGCCTTCGCCACTCATCTGCTCAATCATGGTGCCGACCTGCGTGTCGTACAGATGCTGCTGGGGCATAGCGACCTTTCTACCACGCAGATCTACACCCATATCGCGCGTGCTCGTCTGCAGGAGTTGCATGCCAAGCACCACCCGCGCGGTTGA